Proteins co-encoded in one Malus sylvestris chromosome 7, drMalSylv7.2, whole genome shotgun sequence genomic window:
- the LOC126630349 gene encoding uncharacterized protein LOC126630349, protein MDFVLGPGFTVLYDVVKEAMGGELLHFKPLEDLKTTLDMLQPLIIQKIEKLNKELSLPTVEAEDLAKQMKKGAEIVPKFTKLQTWNCMVKCRYTGMLKKLDGCLKTLVDKLKMQDLVVVREVLVVGRQTANDLEKLLEVQEQLQIEKKDIINMIEQNTKAIARLEALLATLTATGPSGKVDLKAPEEAVTLQIGGPKSEEIVRLSESMEAVVPMSKIETELEPVEESIVVQEATLFAGHTLISAFKELLDVLMDVKERTMHFKPLLEGIKSKLDDLEPIERIEKYIKVFHWPKEKLQYFENQLRNGAMLVQKSTKVSTWAVYKKYNYARKLIELDESLHELLNIVGVSEMKLLLSEVRDSMETVRNISAEVSQIEYEIVEA, encoded by the exons ATGGATTTCGTGCTAGGACCAGGATTCACAGTGTTGTACGATGTGGTTAAGGAAGCGATGGGCGGCGAGCTTCTGCACTTCAAACCTCTCGAAGATCTCAAAACGACGTTAGACATGTTACAGCCACTGATCATTCAAAAGATAGAAAAGCTTAACAAAGAGCTTTCACTCCCCACTGTGGAAGCAGAAGATCTGGCAAAACAAATGAAGAAGGGAGCAGAGATCGTTCCCAAGTTTACCAAGCTTCAGACGTGGAACTGCATGGTAAAGTGTCGTTACACTGGCATGCTTAAGAAGTTAGATGGGTGTCTTAAAACACTTGTAGACAAGCTGAAGATGCAGGATTTAGTGGTTGTAAGGGAGGTCCTGGTTGTGGGAAGGCAAACTGCTAACGACCTCGAGAAACTACTCGAGGTCCAGGAGCAGCTGCAAATCGAGAAGAAAGACATAATCAATATGATTGAGCAAAATACCAAAGCAATTGCGCGATTGGAAGCACTGCTTGCTACTCTTACTGCTACAGGACCATCCGGAAAAGTGGACTTGAAGGCGCCTGAGGAAGCAGTGACCTTGCAGATAGGAGGCCCGAAAAGCGAAGAAATTGTTAGATTAAGTGAAAGCATGGAGGCCGTGGTTCCAATGAGCAAAATAGAGACGGAACTCGAACCAGTTGAAGAGAGCATTGTGGTACAAG AGGCCACGTTATTCGCAGGGCATACTCTTATATCAGCATTCAAGGAGCTGCTTGATGTCCTTATGGATGTGAAGGAAAGGACCATGCACTTTAAACCTCTGCTTGAAGGCATTAAATCCAAGCTCGACGATTTAGAACCGATTGAAAGGATAGAAAAGTACATCAAGGTGTTTCATTGGCCAAAGGAGAAACTACAATATTTTGAAAATCAGCTGAGGAATGGAGCAATGCTTGTTCAGAAATCAACCAAGGTTAGTACGTGGGCAGTCTACAAAAAGTATAATTACGCCCGTAAACTCATAGAACTGGACGAATCTCTACACGAACTGTTGAATATAGTTGGGGTGTCAGAAATGAAATTACTGCTGTCAGAAGTGAGAGATTCGATGGAGACAGTAAGGAATATTTCAGCAGAGGTCAGCCAAATTGAATATGAGATTGTGGAGGCGTGA